Proteins co-encoded in one Hyla sarda isolate aHylSar1 chromosome 4, aHylSar1.hap1, whole genome shotgun sequence genomic window:
- the BRF2 gene encoding transcription factor IIIB 50 kDa subunit, with protein MSDGRRCPECGSGDIVEDSHYSQEQLVCADCGVVVTEGRLTNTQAEESYQQAVRFTESTGQNESISRTKLRGIVRVRNLCRVLRLPDTFADTAVSYYERAFYLPVFHFARQEKKEAVMGCCVYITCRQHRWPLTIGTISTILYSKYEILSSAFTELVQALKLDVPSMSLQDLAKSHCSSFRLFQNCPSAPEEYVENLEKVLERTSRILELASETWLITGRHPIPIVTAAAYLSWQSLKPVQRLSCTFSKFCKWSETELPSPAIKRLKELKENCLKLASQLPWLRMMTVNEKKVVYHLDDILKHRGYLLRKALEAAEMLTSESEEPNSSDQEIPNALFLPPCMTNPKKRPHSLAFPNELQNITGDEDILDSEIEQYLRTPAEVACILQVQAQLDTDK; from the exons ATGTCGGATGGTAGGAGATGTCCGGAGTGTGGCTCCGGCGACATTGTGGAAGACTCGCACTACTCCCAGGAGCAGCTGGTGTGTGCGGACTGCGGGGTGGTGGTGACGGAGGGCCGGCTGACCAACACACAGGCCGAGGAGAGCTACCAGCAAG cggtGAGGTTTACAGAAAGCACTGGGCAGAATGAGTCAATCAGCCGAACGAAACTTCGAG GAATTGTGCGGGTCAGGAATCTCTGTAGAGTTCTCAGACTTCCGGACACCTTTGCGGATACTGCAGTTTCCTATTATGAAAGAGCTTTCTACCTCCCAGTGTTCCACTTTGCCAGACAGGAGAAGAAGGAGGCAGTCATGGGGTGCTGTGTATACATAACATGTAGACAGCATCGCTGGCCTCTCACTATAGGCACCATCTCCACCATTCTTTACTCCAAGTATGAGATCCTCAGCAGCGCGTTCACAGAACTGGTTCAAGCATTGAAGCTGGATGTGCCATCAATGAGCCTTCAGGATCTGGCCAAAAGTCATTGCTCCAG tTTCCGGTTATTCCAAAACTGCCCGTCTGCTCCAGAGGAATATGTAGAGAATCTGGAGAAAGTATTGGAGCGGACCTCACGAATACTGGAGTTAGCCAGCGAGACATGGCTGATCACTGGACGTCACCCTATTCCTATAGTAACAGCCGCTGCCTATCTATCTTGGCAGTCCCTCAAACCTGTCCAACGGCTCTCATGTACTTTTTCTAAGTTTTGCAAGTGGTCTGAAACAGAATTGCCTTCTCCAGCCATAAAACGCTTGAAAGAACTCAAAGAGAACTGCTTAAAACTGGCCTCACAGCTGCCCTGGCTGAGGATGATGACTGTCAATGAAAAGAAGGTGGTCTATCATTTGGATGACATTCTAAAGCATCGGGGTTATCTTCTCAGGAAGGCTCTGGAAGCTGCTGAGATGTTGACCTCGGAGTCAGAAGAACCCAACTCTTCTGATCAAGAGATTCCTAATGCACTCTTTCTTCCGCCATGCATGACCAATCCAAAGAAGAGACCACATTCTTTAGCTTTTCCCAATGAACTCCAAAACATTACCGGAGATGAAGACATTTTGGACAGTGAGATAGAGCAGTACCTGAGGACACCAGCTGAGGTGGCTTGCATTCTGCAGGTACAGGCTCAACTTGATACGGATAAGTAA